The following coding sequences lie in one Odocoileus virginianus isolate 20LAN1187 ecotype Illinois chromosome 13, Ovbor_1.2, whole genome shotgun sequence genomic window:
- the PPIG gene encoding peptidyl-prolyl cis-trans isomerase G isoform X1, translating to MGIKVQRPRCFFDIAINNQPAGRVVFELFSDVCPKTCENFRCLCTGEKGTGKSTQKPLHYKSCLFHRVVKDFMVQGGDFSEGNGRGGESIYGGFFEDESFAVKHNKEFLLSMANRGKDTNGSQFFITTKPTPHLDGHHVVFGQVISGQEVVREIENQKTDAASKPFAEVRILSCGELVPKSKAKKEEKKRHKSSSSSSSSSSDSDSSSDSQSSSDSSDSESASEEKSKKRKKKHRKNSRKHKKEKKKRKKSKKSASSESEAENLEAQPQSTVRPEEIPPIPENRFLMRKSPPKADEKERKNRERERECNLPNSQPPSYQRRLLVTRSGRKIKGRGPRRYRTPSRSRSRDRFRRSETPPHWRQEMQRAQRMRVSTGERWIKGDKSELNEIKENQRSPVRVKEKKITDHRHVSESPNRKSEKEKKVKDHKSNSKEREIRRNSEKDDKYKNKVKKRAKSKSRSKSKEKSKSKERDPKHNRHEEKRVKSRSEERDHENVKEKEKPESKGKDQERSRSKEKSKQSESKSNEHDHNKSKDKDRRAQSRSRERDITKGKHSYNSRTKERSRSRDRSRRVRSRSHDRDRSRSKEYHRYKEQEYRRRGRSRSRERRATPGRSRSKDRRRRRRDSRSSEREESQSRNKEKYRNQESRSSHRKENSEGEKRMYSKNRDHSSSNNNREKKADRDQSPFSKVKQSSQDNELKFSILKNKEDEKARSSVEKENQKSKGQENDHAHDKNKKFDHESSPGTDEDKSG from the exons ATGGGAATAAAGGTTCAGCGTCCTAGATGTTTTTTTGACATCGCCATTAATAATCAACCTG CTGGAAGAGTtgtctttgaattattttctgatGTGTGCCCCAAAACCTGTGAGAACTTTCGATGTCTTTGTACAG gtGAAAAGGGGACAGGGAAATCAACTCAGAAGCCATTACATTATAAAAGTTGTCTCTTTCATCGAGTTGTTAAAGATTTTATGGTTCAAGGTGGTGACTTCAGTGAAG GAAATGGACGAGGAGGAGAATCCATTTATGGAGGATtttttgaag ATGAGAGTTTTGCTGTTAAACACAATAAAGAGTTTCTCTTGTCAATGGCCAACAGAGGGAAGGATACAAATGGCTCACAGTTCTTCAT aacaacaaaaccaACTCCTCATTTAGATGG GCATCATGTGGTTTTTGGGCAAGTGATTTCTGGTCAAGAAGTTGtgagagaaatagaaaaccagaaaacagatGCAGCTAGCAAACCATTTGCTGAGGTGCGGATACTCAGTTGTGGAGAGCTAGTTCCAAAATCTAAAG ctaagaaagaagaaaagaaaaggcataaatcatcttcttcctcctcctcatcatccAGTGACTCAGATAGCTCAAGCGATTCTCAGTCCTCTTCTGATTCTTCTGATTCTGAAAGTGCTTCTGAAGAgaaatcaaaaaaaagaaagaagaaacatagGAAAAATTCTCGTAAacacaagaaagagaagaagaagcgaaagaaaagcaagaaaag CGCATCTAGTGAAAGTGAGGCTGAAAATCTTGAAGCACAACCCCAGTCTACTGTCCGTCCAGAAGAAATCCCTCCAATACCTGAAAACAGATTCCTAATGAGAAAAAGTCCTCCAAAAGctgatgaaaaggaaaggaagaacagggagagagagagagaatg TAATCTACCTAACTCCCAGCCTCCTTCATACCAGAGACGACTTTTAGTTACTAGGTCTGGCAGGAAAATTAAAGGAAGAGGACCAAGG cGTTATCGAACTCCTTCTAGATCCAGATCAAGGGATCGTTTCAGACGTAGTGAGACTCCTCCACATTggaggcaggagatgcagagagctCAGAGAATGAGAGTATCAACTGGCGAAAGATGGATTAAAGGGGATAA gagtgagttaaatgaaataaaagaaaatcaaagaagccCAGTtagagtaaaagagaaaaaaataactgatcaTAGGCATGTGTCTGAGAGTCCAAAcaggaaaagtgaaaaggaaaagaaagttaaagacCATAAATCTaacagcaaagaaagagaaatcagaagaaattcagaaaaagatGATAAATATAAGAACAAGGTAAAGAAAAGGGCCAAATCAAAAAGTAGGAGTAAGAGCAAAGAGAAATCCAAGAGTAAGGAAAGAGACCCAAAGCATAACAGACATGAAGAAAAGAGGGTGAAGTCAAGGAGTGAAGAAAGGGATCAtgagaatgtgaaagaaaaagaaaagcctgaATCTAAAGGAAAAGATCAGGAGAGGAGTAGAAGTAAAGAGAAGTCTAAACAGTCAGAATCCAAAAGCAATGAGCACGATCATAATAAAAGTAAGGACAAAGACAGACGTGCACAGTCTAGGAGTAGAGAACGTGATATAACTAAAGGCAAACACAGTTACAACAGTAGAACAAAGGAACGAAGCAGAAGTAGGGACAGGAGCAGAAGGGTGCGCTCTAGAAGCCATGACCGAGATCGCAGCAGAAGCAAGGAGTAtcatagatacaaagaacaagaGTACAGGAGAAGAGGAAGGTCACGGAGCCGAGAGAGAAGAGCAACGCCAGGAAGATCAAGAAGtaaagataggaggagaaggaggagagattCACGGAGCTcggagagagaagaaagtcaaagcagaaacaaggaaaaatacagaaaccAAGAAAGTAGAAGTTCACACAGAAAAGAGAATTCTGAGGGTGAGAAGAGAATGTACTCTAAAAATCGTGATCATAGTAGTTCAAAtaataatagggaaaaaaaggcaGACAGAGATCAAAGTCCATTCTCAAAAGTGAAACAAAGTAGTCAGGACAATGAATTAAAATTctccattttgaaaaataaggagGATGAGAAGGCCAGATCCtcagtggaaaaagaaaaccaaaaatcaaaGGGTCAAGAAAATGACCATGcacatgataaaaataaaaaatttgatcaTGAATCAAGCCCTGGAACAGATGAAGACAAAAGTGGATGA
- the PPIG gene encoding peptidyl-prolyl cis-trans isomerase G isoform X2, whose amino-acid sequence MGIKVQRPRCFFDIAINNQPAGRVVFELFSDVCPKTCENFRCLCTGEKGTGKSTQKPLHYKSCLFHRVVKDFMVQGGDFSEGNGRGGESIYGGFFEDESFAVKHNKEFLLSMANRGKDTNGSQFFITTKPTPHLDGHHVVFGQVISGQEVVREIENQKTDAASKPFAEVRILSCGELVPKSKAKKEEKKRHKSSSSSSSSSSDSDSSSDSQSSSDSSDSESASEEKSKKRKKKHRKNSRKHKKEKKKRKKSKKRLVCQRNEYFPRVTASLVSSWGPDDRWIVYLQRKERPTIGKLSNLPNSQPPSYQRRLLVTRSGRKIKGRGPRRYRTPSRSRSRDRFRRSETPPHWRQEMQRAQRMRVSTGERWIKGDKSELNEIKENQRSPVRVKEKKITDHRHVSESPNRKSEKEKKVKDHKSNSKEREIRRNSEKDDKYKNKVKKRAKSKSRSKSKEKSKSKERDPKHNRHEEKRVKSRSEERDHENVKEKEKPESKGKDQERSRSKEKSKQSESKSNEHDHNKSKDKDRRAQSRSRERDITKGKHSYNSRTKERSRSRDRSRRVRSRSHDRDRSRSKEYHRYKEQEYRRRGRSRSRERRATPGRSRSKDRRRRRRDSRSSEREESQSRNKEKYRNQESRSSHRKENSEGEKRMYSKNRDHSSSNNNREKKADRDQSPFSKVKQSSQDNELKFSILKNKEDEKARSSVEKENQKSKGQENDHAHDKNKKFDHESSPGTDEDKSG is encoded by the exons ATGGGAATAAAGGTTCAGCGTCCTAGATGTTTTTTTGACATCGCCATTAATAATCAACCTG CTGGAAGAGTtgtctttgaattattttctgatGTGTGCCCCAAAACCTGTGAGAACTTTCGATGTCTTTGTACAG gtGAAAAGGGGACAGGGAAATCAACTCAGAAGCCATTACATTATAAAAGTTGTCTCTTTCATCGAGTTGTTAAAGATTTTATGGTTCAAGGTGGTGACTTCAGTGAAG GAAATGGACGAGGAGGAGAATCCATTTATGGAGGATtttttgaag ATGAGAGTTTTGCTGTTAAACACAATAAAGAGTTTCTCTTGTCAATGGCCAACAGAGGGAAGGATACAAATGGCTCACAGTTCTTCAT aacaacaaaaccaACTCCTCATTTAGATGG GCATCATGTGGTTTTTGGGCAAGTGATTTCTGGTCAAGAAGTTGtgagagaaatagaaaaccagaaaacagatGCAGCTAGCAAACCATTTGCTGAGGTGCGGATACTCAGTTGTGGAGAGCTAGTTCCAAAATCTAAAG ctaagaaagaagaaaagaaaaggcataaatcatcttcttcctcctcctcatcatccAGTGACTCAGATAGCTCAAGCGATTCTCAGTCCTCTTCTGATTCTTCTGATTCTGAAAGTGCTTCTGAAGAgaaatcaaaaaaaagaaagaagaaacatagGAAAAATTCTCGTAAacacaagaaagagaagaagaagcgaaagaaaagcaagaaaag gTTGGTTTGTCAGAGGAACGAGTATTTTCCCCGTGTAACTGCATCTTTGGTCAGCAGTTGGGGACCGGATGATAGATGGATAGTAtatttacaaaggaaagaaagaccaACAATTGGAAAATTGAG TAATCTACCTAACTCCCAGCCTCCTTCATACCAGAGACGACTTTTAGTTACTAGGTCTGGCAGGAAAATTAAAGGAAGAGGACCAAGG cGTTATCGAACTCCTTCTAGATCCAGATCAAGGGATCGTTTCAGACGTAGTGAGACTCCTCCACATTggaggcaggagatgcagagagctCAGAGAATGAGAGTATCAACTGGCGAAAGATGGATTAAAGGGGATAA gagtgagttaaatgaaataaaagaaaatcaaagaagccCAGTtagagtaaaagagaaaaaaataactgatcaTAGGCATGTGTCTGAGAGTCCAAAcaggaaaagtgaaaaggaaaagaaagttaaagacCATAAATCTaacagcaaagaaagagaaatcagaagaaattcagaaaaagatGATAAATATAAGAACAAGGTAAAGAAAAGGGCCAAATCAAAAAGTAGGAGTAAGAGCAAAGAGAAATCCAAGAGTAAGGAAAGAGACCCAAAGCATAACAGACATGAAGAAAAGAGGGTGAAGTCAAGGAGTGAAGAAAGGGATCAtgagaatgtgaaagaaaaagaaaagcctgaATCTAAAGGAAAAGATCAGGAGAGGAGTAGAAGTAAAGAGAAGTCTAAACAGTCAGAATCCAAAAGCAATGAGCACGATCATAATAAAAGTAAGGACAAAGACAGACGTGCACAGTCTAGGAGTAGAGAACGTGATATAACTAAAGGCAAACACAGTTACAACAGTAGAACAAAGGAACGAAGCAGAAGTAGGGACAGGAGCAGAAGGGTGCGCTCTAGAAGCCATGACCGAGATCGCAGCAGAAGCAAGGAGTAtcatagatacaaagaacaagaGTACAGGAGAAGAGGAAGGTCACGGAGCCGAGAGAGAAGAGCAACGCCAGGAAGATCAAGAAGtaaagataggaggagaaggaggagagattCACGGAGCTcggagagagaagaaagtcaaagcagaaacaaggaaaaatacagaaaccAAGAAAGTAGAAGTTCACACAGAAAAGAGAATTCTGAGGGTGAGAAGAGAATGTACTCTAAAAATCGTGATCATAGTAGTTCAAAtaataatagggaaaaaaaggcaGACAGAGATCAAAGTCCATTCTCAAAAGTGAAACAAAGTAGTCAGGACAATGAATTAAAATTctccattttgaaaaataaggagGATGAGAAGGCCAGATCCtcagtggaaaaagaaaaccaaaaatcaaaGGGTCAAGAAAATGACCATGcacatgataaaaataaaaaatttgatcaTGAATCAAGCCCTGGAACAGATGAAGACAAAAGTGGATGA
- the PPIG gene encoding peptidyl-prolyl cis-trans isomerase G isoform X3: MTSKRTTKPTPHLDGHHVVFGQVISGQEVVREIENQKTDAASKPFAEVRILSCGELVPKSKAKKEEKKRHKSSSSSSSSSSDSDSSSDSQSSSDSSDSESASEEKSKKRKKKHRKNSRKHKKEKKKRKKSKKSASSESEAENLEAQPQSTVRPEEIPPIPENRFLMRKSPPKADEKERKNRERERECNLPNSQPPSYQRRLLVTRSGRKIKGRGPRRYRTPSRSRSRDRFRRSETPPHWRQEMQRAQRMRVSTGERWIKGDKSELNEIKENQRSPVRVKEKKITDHRHVSESPNRKSEKEKKVKDHKSNSKEREIRRNSEKDDKYKNKVKKRAKSKSRSKSKEKSKSKERDPKHNRHEEKRVKSRSEERDHENVKEKEKPESKGKDQERSRSKEKSKQSESKSNEHDHNKSKDKDRRAQSRSRERDITKGKHSYNSRTKERSRSRDRSRRVRSRSHDRDRSRSKEYHRYKEQEYRRRGRSRSRERRATPGRSRSKDRRRRRRDSRSSEREESQSRNKEKYRNQESRSSHRKENSEGEKRMYSKNRDHSSSNNNREKKADRDQSPFSKVKQSSQDNELKFSILKNKEDEKARSSVEKENQKSKGQENDHAHDKNKKFDHESSPGTDEDKSG, translated from the exons ATGACTTccaaaagaacaacaaaaccaACTCCTCATTTAGATGG GCATCATGTGGTTTTTGGGCAAGTGATTTCTGGTCAAGAAGTTGtgagagaaatagaaaaccagaaaacagatGCAGCTAGCAAACCATTTGCTGAGGTGCGGATACTCAGTTGTGGAGAGCTAGTTCCAAAATCTAAAG ctaagaaagaagaaaagaaaaggcataaatcatcttcttcctcctcctcatcatccAGTGACTCAGATAGCTCAAGCGATTCTCAGTCCTCTTCTGATTCTTCTGATTCTGAAAGTGCTTCTGAAGAgaaatcaaaaaaaagaaagaagaaacatagGAAAAATTCTCGTAAacacaagaaagagaagaagaagcgaaagaaaagcaagaaaag CGCATCTAGTGAAAGTGAGGCTGAAAATCTTGAAGCACAACCCCAGTCTACTGTCCGTCCAGAAGAAATCCCTCCAATACCTGAAAACAGATTCCTAATGAGAAAAAGTCCTCCAAAAGctgatgaaaaggaaaggaagaacagggagagagagagagaatg TAATCTACCTAACTCCCAGCCTCCTTCATACCAGAGACGACTTTTAGTTACTAGGTCTGGCAGGAAAATTAAAGGAAGAGGACCAAGG cGTTATCGAACTCCTTCTAGATCCAGATCAAGGGATCGTTTCAGACGTAGTGAGACTCCTCCACATTggaggcaggagatgcagagagctCAGAGAATGAGAGTATCAACTGGCGAAAGATGGATTAAAGGGGATAA gagtgagttaaatgaaataaaagaaaatcaaagaagccCAGTtagagtaaaagagaaaaaaataactgatcaTAGGCATGTGTCTGAGAGTCCAAAcaggaaaagtgaaaaggaaaagaaagttaaagacCATAAATCTaacagcaaagaaagagaaatcagaagaaattcagaaaaagatGATAAATATAAGAACAAGGTAAAGAAAAGGGCCAAATCAAAAAGTAGGAGTAAGAGCAAAGAGAAATCCAAGAGTAAGGAAAGAGACCCAAAGCATAACAGACATGAAGAAAAGAGGGTGAAGTCAAGGAGTGAAGAAAGGGATCAtgagaatgtgaaagaaaaagaaaagcctgaATCTAAAGGAAAAGATCAGGAGAGGAGTAGAAGTAAAGAGAAGTCTAAACAGTCAGAATCCAAAAGCAATGAGCACGATCATAATAAAAGTAAGGACAAAGACAGACGTGCACAGTCTAGGAGTAGAGAACGTGATATAACTAAAGGCAAACACAGTTACAACAGTAGAACAAAGGAACGAAGCAGAAGTAGGGACAGGAGCAGAAGGGTGCGCTCTAGAAGCCATGACCGAGATCGCAGCAGAAGCAAGGAGTAtcatagatacaaagaacaagaGTACAGGAGAAGAGGAAGGTCACGGAGCCGAGAGAGAAGAGCAACGCCAGGAAGATCAAGAAGtaaagataggaggagaaggaggagagattCACGGAGCTcggagagagaagaaagtcaaagcagaaacaaggaaaaatacagaaaccAAGAAAGTAGAAGTTCACACAGAAAAGAGAATTCTGAGGGTGAGAAGAGAATGTACTCTAAAAATCGTGATCATAGTAGTTCAAAtaataatagggaaaaaaaggcaGACAGAGATCAAAGTCCATTCTCAAAAGTGAAACAAAGTAGTCAGGACAATGAATTAAAATTctccattttgaaaaataaggagGATGAGAAGGCCAGATCCtcagtggaaaaagaaaaccaaaaatcaaaGGGTCAAGAAAATGACCATGcacatgataaaaataaaaaatttgatcaTGAATCAAGCCCTGGAACAGATGAAGACAAAAGTGGATGA